The genomic interval taaattagatttattttaaattttaaattaaaaactgttattttccttcttcttttttaaatattcatttttagtttttcaatacTAACTATTGGGTAACCAACAATGACACATGTAACCAAAATTATGATgtacaaaatcattttttaaattgttggtCAAAATATCTTTATTATCTCTCAAATTTGggtcaaattttattttatcctctcaaatttaaaaataatatttttagtccCTCAATTTTAAAATGGATTTTTACTCTAATGAACAAAAATTGAATGAATATTTTTAGTTCTAGACTGAATATGAAAACGAGGATAATTTATCATTGTGGCCTCAGTAGTAGTAAAAACTTAGGCCACTATTATAAATAGagggaaaaaaaaagaaagagaaaagtaaaaatatatcaaatagtgttaaacttgtttttctcaactttaaaaattaaaatttagaaaaatatttttaaattttggggactataaatatttaaatacgaAGGACtgtcttattttaaaaaagttgagaaattaaaataacattttagaTTTAGGGAAACAAAATAAATCCAAATTTATACCAAAAtagtatgtatatatatatataatatatttatatttctacATCATTATTTTAGTGTCATGTATATTGATAGCATAATCCGCCAACAATGGGTGTAACtgacaaaagaaaaacaattatttttctaaaaattaggaattaaaaagaattaatttaaaattctaaaagtaaaaataacttaaagttaagagattaaaaatatatttaaatctaaaataaataaagataaatacattttaaaaagttataccAAAAAGTTGTatcaattttatatattgtCATAGACTACCATCAATTGtctaatttacataaaaaattatattaataaatttatatatatatatataaaatttatcaataatatttttagacaatttaatatttttataactacttcatttcttttaaatttgtttttcactTTCTCATCACATCTCTCTGATctcacatttttatttttttttcttttaatttttcacACGCTCAATATGAATAGATACAACTGCCAAACATTATATAACCATCATTTTAATGGTTTGGCTTATTAAGGCTTTTCTACTTTCATCCATAATTTTCATAAAAGACATTTAAAATTCATTGTTGAAGTAAAAAAAAggcattattttttttaataaatttgaggGTCAGTTATATtgctaaaatattaaatataatatctaatttaactttaaaataaaattactatataaaaagtaattaattattatattaattaaattagatattattttataaactaaaaaattattggtatttaaagtagtttttattattaatacaaaattataatttagtttctaaattcatatataatattaattaccaaaattttattattttagattttaaatcaGGATTTAACAAACACTAACCCAAACTTCAACTTCAAATGCTACTCTGCCACGCATAAACAAAGAACTCAAACTTGCATGACCAAGCTTCTCCTTCATATGCACAACAAACAACCAACGAGCACAACCCAAGCTTCCCACAACAAAACTAAAATGAAGAAACCACATATTTGAGCATTTGAAGAGCAAagcatgaagaaaagagaaaggaatTTGAAAAAGACAAAGTTAGGGATTTTAAAGATAGGATGGGGCACTTATGAACTTATATGTGAAAATGAGGTTAAGTGTCTTTAAATCACTTAAGCAAGGTCGGTCAGAACTAACACGTGCATAAAGGTTTGCACCGTTCTAGTCCTTGTATGCATTCCTAAATATTGACGATTAGGTCCTAGCATGCACCAGGTAGGCCCTGGTATACACCACCAAGAAGGTAAGATTTCTGCCTCAATCTCGGATGGTGACATAAATAATTGCAATTTCCGTCTTTGTGAACAAGTCCATGGGGCGTAACCAGTAGAATTGTGGGAGGTGGGAAAACTAACAGGGCTTGTTTGCCATGGGGATGAAGAGGAAGTTGTCCAAGAATACGTGTGTTTGGAAGAAAGGGATACTAAGGAGGTGAAACAGGCCAAGGAGGGTGATAGGGAAGTTATGCTATgataattataaatatgaacATTAGAGGAATGGGGGGTGGTACCAAGGCTAGGTATTTGAATCATTTAATATCTAGAGAGGGAGCAAAATTTTTTTGTTTACAAGAAACTAAAGCAATGCAGTGTTCGGATGCCAAGTGTTACTCGCTTTGGGGGGATAACAAAGTTGGATGGTTACACTACGAAGGGGACAATGGGGGAGGAAGTTTGCTTTCGATGTGGCACAAAGATGTTTTCATCTATGATAGTCATGTGATGGGGAAGGGGTTTATATTCGTTTTTGGGCTACACGTTAAAGCTAATTGTAGGTGTGGGGTGGTAAATGTCTATGCCCCATGCTCATTGAGGGAGAAGAAGGTGTTGTGGGGGGAACTGACACGCATCAAACTGGCTTATCAAGATTTGATTTGGTGTTTTTGTGGCGATTTCAATGCTGTTAGAAGCCTAAGTGAAAGGAAAGGCACAAGGGAAAGGGAGTCTCAATCAAGCGAAATAAGAGATTTCAACCGGTTTATTGACACCAATCTTCTAATCGAGTTACCTTATGTCAGGAAGAATTTCACATGGTTCAGTTCCAATGGGATGGCCAAGAGTAGGCTTGACAGAGTATTGGTATCCGAAAATTGGATGCATATTTGGCCAAGCTGCAAACAGTATGTGCAACGCAGGGAAGTCTCCGATCATTGTGCATTAGTAGTAAAATCTGTGGATAAGGATTGGGGCCCTAAACCCTTTAGAACAATTGACGCTTGGTTGGCTGAGAAAGGCTTTATGAAGATGGTGAAGGACAGATGGCCGGCTTATCCAGCACAGGGGAATAGCTTCATGAAGGTTAAAGATAAACTGAAATGGTTGAAGGGGGACTTAAAAGTGTGGAACAGGGACACTTTTTGCAATATGGAGACGAACAAAAAGAGGATTCTACAAGAGATTGAGGATTTGGACTGCCAAGACTGTAATGACAACTTTGTGGAAAGTGAGAGAATGAGAAGGATCGACTTAGTGGGTCATCTGAAGGAGATTGATAATAAGCTTGACTCTCTTTTATGCCAGAAGGCTAGAGTGAGGTGGTTCAAGAACGGGGACTCATGTACAAAGTTCTTCTACTCAACACTGAGGTGGAGAAGAAAAAGGAATGAAGTGAAGGGTGTTGAGGTTGGGGGCCTGTGGTGTGAGGAGCCTAGCACAGTACGAACGGAAGCAAGAAGGTTGTTTGATAATAGGTtcaaagcaacaaaagacctacGGGTTAGACTTGATGCAGTTGAGTTCAAGTACCTATCTATGTCAGATAATCTGAGCCTGGTAGAGGGATTCACTGAGAAGGAAGTGAGGGAGGCGGTGTGGCAATGTGAAGGCTCAAAAAGCCCAGGACCTGATGGGTTTAACTTCAACTTCTTAAAGAAGGGGTGGGAGTTCGTGAAGGGTGACTTCATGGAAGTTATGAACTTATTTCATGAAACAGGGCGTATACCGAAGGGGTGCAATGCGTCCTTCATTGCACTTATCCCTAAAGTAAGGAATCATGTTTTTCTTGATCAGTACAGACCAATCTCTCTTGTAGGGGCTATGTACAAAATCATATCCAAGGTGTTGGCTGAAAGGATCAAGAAAGTCTTGCCTACGGTTATTGATGATTGTCAGTCGGCCTTCCTGAAGAACAGAGGGATTTTAGATAGTGTGTTAATGGCTAACGAAGTGATTGAGGACATCAGAAGATGTGGGAAAAGTGGGCTATGCTTAAAGGTGGATTTCGAAAAAGCCTATGACTCAGTTAGATGGGAGTTCCTCTATGATATGCTGAATAAGATGAGGTTTCATAGAAAGTGGATCAGGTGGATTCAAGGCTGTTTAAAAAGCGCCTATATCTCAGTATTAGTGAATGGGAGCCCGACAGAAGAATTTCAACCTAAGAGAGGTTGAGACAGGGAGACCCACTAGCTCCCTTTCTTTTTCTGATTGTTGCGGAAGGATTGGCTGGGTTGGTAAGGCAAGCAGTGAAGGCAAATCTACTATCCGGTCTTAGGATTGGTAGACAAGAGGTCGAGTTAAGCATTTTACAATTTGCTGATGACACTTTGTTTATGTGCAAGGATTCCTTTAGTAATGTGGTGACTTTAAAGGCTATTCTCAGAAGGTTTGAGATAGCCTCTGGCCTTAAGATTAATTTCCATAAATCCAAGCTTGCAGGCATTAATGTGCCAAGGAACAATATCCTATGTTACATGAAGACATTGAATTGTGATTAGATGACAGTGCCTTTCAAGTATCTTGGGATCGAGGTGGGAGGCAACCCAAGGAGGAAGAAATTTTGGGAGCCAGTCATTGACAAGTTAGAAGCTCGGCTTAGCACGTGGAAAGGGAGATTCTTATCAATGGCAGGCCGAATTTGTGTCATCAAATTTGTTCTTAATGCCGTACCCCTATACTACTTGTCTTTGTTTAGAGCTCCGGTCTCAGTCTGTAAGAACATTATTAGTATCCAAAGGAGATTCCTGTGGGGTTGGGGGAAGGAAAAAAGGCCGATATCATGGGTAAGTTGGAAAAACGTGTGTAAACCAAAAGAGGAGGGAGGACTGGGTATCATAGACATACGTGACTTCAACTATGCTTTGTTGGCCAAATGGAGATGGCGTTGGCTCTTGGATGAGAAAGGAAGATGGAAGGACATTTTGGAGTCGAAATATGATGGAGGAGGCGAGGTTATGCAATCCTCTATTAAGTTACAGTCATGGTGGTGGAGGGATCTCCATAAAGTATGCACAGAAGGAATAGGAGACGGATGGTTCCAAGCCGAAATGGGATGGATCCTAGGATCCGgtgaaaaagtaaaattttgGGAGGACGTGTGGGTTGGAAATTCCAACCTCAAATCCTTATTCCCCAAGCTGTATTCTATATCTTGTAATCAGGGTCAGACAGTGAAAGAAGCAGGTGAGTGGGAAGGGTCAGAATGGCGATGGAATTTAAGGTGGAGGCGTGCCAGATTCGAGTGGGAATCAGTGTTGGAAACGGACCTAGCAATACACATATCTAGGGCTAATGTTAAAAGGCAGGAGCAAGACATTCGGGTGTGGGGGATCAATGAAAAGGGGTGTTTTTCTGTAAAAACAGCATATGCGAGCCTAACTAAGAGAGGTGATGGCACTCATAATGAAGTCTTTAAACTATTGTGGAAGGCCAAGGCTTTTCCCGCTGTCACGATCACTGCATGGAGGGCCCTGTTGGACAGATTACCAACTAGAGAGTCTTTGGACAGGAGGGGAGTGACGATAGAATCAACGCTGTGCGTTTTATGCCAAACTAAAGCTGAATCTTGTCACCATTTGTTTCTAGAGTGTGATGCGGCTGTGCGTGTGTGGGAATTATGCTATAGATGGATTGGTATTTTATCTGTACAACATAATGCCTTAAAAAATCACTTTGAAAGCTTTACGTTGAATCAGGCCAGCAACAAACAAGACATGGTTTGGAAAGGTATTTGGGTAGCTATTATACGGAGTATTTAGGAGCATAGGAACTTGATTGTGTTCAAACAAGGGGTTGCAGATGCAGAAGAGATGTTCCAACAAGCTCAGCTTAAGTCTTGGTTATGGATGAAGAACAAGGCACACAAGTTCAACTACTCTTTTGTGGATTGGGTTTTAAACCCAATGCTTTGTATTAAGAGTTATAAGTGAAGATATATGGTATAGGAATGTTAGGAGGTCCTGATGATGATCTTGTGCACAGAAGGATTTACAGAGCTACAAAGGGTACACTTTTGTTGTTTATAGTTTGGTGCTCACGACCCAACTCTAGGTGGTGTTTTGCTAAAAACTGCAGTTATGAGCTATAGGTGGAATGGAGGAGTTTTAGATGCTGGACGTGGTTATGGACATGGCTTTGGACACTCGTTGGGCTCACTGGACTGGAGTGTTAGTATGGGTACCTGATGCTGCTGGATGGGGTAGGGATGGCCTGGAACGGTATGCAGTAAATGCTACATTAGGTGGGTGGGGCGGAATGATGATGCTGTAAGGTTGGTTTGCTGAAGCAAGGTCTTGGACCGAATGGGTGAAAAGGCTTTGATGGTGTCACAGCTTTTGGGTGCAGCAAGGGGCATCACGAAGTAGGAATGCTTTGTTTGCCTTTTCACATATGTTATGGCAGGTCTTTGTAATCATAGCAGCAACACTCAATTCTCAGGGTGCAACACGGACACTGTGCTGAACGTGGAGGTAAAATCTGTTAGCAAAATGTGGTAAGAAGTGAAGAGGTCCATGATGCTTTTCTGGTCTAAGAAGCTGAAAGTGCCTATGGTTTTCGGTGGGAGACTTGTATCCAACTCTGAAGCAATTATGCAGTGGTCATCTTCTTAGTTTTTCCAAGTGGATCACGCCTGAGGTGGGGCAGGGGTCATTTTATAGCTAAGTTGTGTACTCACTGATGTAGTATATTCTGTCATATATAGTTGTATGCTTAAGCTATGAACACTttttgtatacgggttgggacacccctgaagtgtcccGTTCTATTTCattaattcattgctgataaaaagaaaaatgcaccaactAAGTTAATGCACACCTGGTTCTAGCATGCTTCAATCCAACCTAGAGACGACACAACCCTAGCTACATCCAACTCAAGTGTAGAGTCGGTTCAACCCCAACAAAAATCCTTATATATTTTGGCTTTGCCTAGTTTAATCCACACAAGAATGTTTGCCTCCATTTATGTTTGTGTTGTGTTGCCATAACCGACGTTGTGATGTATGTGATTTTCGTCCACATACAAATGTTTTAACCCACTCTAATAGTGTTTTGCATGTGACCAACACTATAAATTTGATCTCTAACCAAACATTTTCTTGTATTGTAGtgtttctttaaatatttttcttctgaTAAGTGctttttttacatttataagTCTTACTATTTACCTTTTCTTGTATTTATACTCCTCATCCTTTATTTTTTAAGAGTTACTTtacttttttatgttatttaatttctttgatgatttttttttggcttttatcttatttttaaatttcacaatacttttttaatatatagaaTTGTTCATCTTTTCAATTTTTCCAAAAGATACCGAAAATTTCTATAGATTATCTTTtgttatattaaaaacataGTCGAACTTTATATAAACATAtcaatgaaaatattattagtagaatcaatgtatttttataaatataattattttctatacgtGAAGTTAacaatacaagaaaattatcaaatagaaaccaatttttaaagaccaaaataattaggtgtaataataactaaattagagacaattttataaactaaaaaaaattggtttctatattagtttatattattgttaaatagtttctaaattggtatctaattagctaccaaggttttaactatcaattatttaaattttaaatttgatagcaaaaactttggttgctaattagataccaatttagaaaccatttaacaataataaaactaatttagaaaccaaaaatttatttagtctttaaaatgatctctaatttagtcactataacaaataattatttttgtttctaaaattagttttcattttatgatttttggtagtgtaatttaacaaaaaaacttcttaaataatttttattttttttaaaatattgtttatggattattgtattttgataaaaaaaagagaggTATATGTAAGCTATGTTTGATATTTGGTCATCTGCCTTTAGCATATTTGTATTGCTGAATTTAGTTTAGTAATGCATTTCATTtcctttttaataattttgcatacctgtatttatttatttttaaaccaaGTTTCAACTAAAAGTTACATCACAGTTGTTTTTGAAACTTAAGCTGCATAATGAAgttgatttaaatttatttttgtaaacttCAATCCAAAACACATAGTTAATTGAAACCAAGTGTTTGAAGGCATTTggatatgaaaaataataagatttttcCTTGACAATGATTTTGATGGCTCCAAAAGATGAAGACTGAGAATCTAGGTCAACCTGTGGAAATATctttaggtttagggtttaggagcTATCATTTGCAGAAGGACAGAATTTGTTGGATCAGAAGACAAAACTTGTGTCCATCAACTGCATATCATCACCACTGCTACCTCTCAATAATTCAAGATCACTTAATCAAATTTCTGTCATCTCTTtctgtttatattttaaataaattatattttttggttTAAAATTTAGTCCACAAGTTAATAAatctttttacttatttttaacaAGTAAAAAGaagtaatttaatatatatatttaaaatttaaagcatattaataaaattaatttaagtttatatacaaattataatatgtaggtatttttataaagtaatattaaatctttttaaatatacttattttttttatgtccaCAAATCTACATACTTCCATCAAAATTTATTTAGACTGCAGATTaaatgttagaaaaaaaaattacttcaaTTAGATTACACTTTTTAACTGGTCATACTTTTTGCGGATTGAACAAATCATCCATCGGGTCAAAATatgtgaaaaaatattaattaacatattttaaaattttataaactagGATTTTATTTAACatctaaaatcttaaataactttttataaacCCAAATTTTCCACTTAATATCTTAACCGATGCATCTTGTTTGGGATTTCTATAAAAGCAACCCAAGAGTGACATGCTGGATTTTTGTATACAGTACTCATAAAAAGTTATAACTtgctaaaatagtttttttttaaaaattataatatgaaactATATTTGATTTGTTATAGACATTTATTTGTGTGATCGTTTCAAAACACTTAACGGTATGTCTTAATTGAATGTTCGTTTACAATTGTATATTCCATGTCTTTTAAATATGTGAATTATTCATACTAAGCATTTATAATGCGTTTGCATCTACCATCTCCTTTTATGTTATTGTATTGATAGCAACGTAAGAAACTTCTATTATGCTATTAAAACGGTTTCCAAACACATCCTTATCCCAATATAAAGGCtatacataatttatttatgtatgtacATTATCAGATCTACCTTGGACTTTTGTGGGCACACATGTCTCCACAAACTTTTAACTTTTCTTCATACATCTATAATTATAAGTACTattgtctatatatatatatatatatgtatatgtatataatatttGTATAACTTAAGTTTTCTGCTACACTAGACATAATATTGACAGTTCATTTTCTTATTGCTACCAAGAGATCCTCATCATCCTTAAGTAATCCAAGGATCAAGTGGCCTTACAGATAGTAATTAACTTATAAACTTTCCTTAACTTGGCCAATGTGCTAATTAACTCTGCATGTTCCCTGATAAGAGAAAAAACACAGATGAAACAAGAACCTGGATCTACAACATAATAAATGGCTACATAATGACTCagacagagagagagagtggTTGATTATTTGGAGAGCTTGCAGAGCGAAGGACAGTGAGGAAAAGATGCTCAGTGCAAGGAATATAGAGCTTTGAGTATGCAATGAAATCGTACTCATCCTGAGCCTGATCCAGCAAAGTCTTGAAGAGAGGATGGTTGAGCAACGTGATCTTGATCACATATCTCTTGTGATGCTCCCCCACGTACACAACCAAGTGACCCTTTGGCACATCGTTGGGAATATCGCATTCTCCTTCATCGTGCATGGATGGCCACACTTCCCATTCGCAGCAGTAATCGTAGGCACCACAGTGGATCACTCGACTCCCAACTTTCTTCCACTTGTTAAGACACCCTCTCAGAAACTTCCCCTTCATTCTTCTCTTGAAGCTTCTAGATcgtgtgtgtgtgagagagagaaagggaGATGGAGAAAAGTACATGGAGTACTCGGAACATGAAAAGATTTATATAATTGCGGCATGGGAAGTACAAATGCTCCAGAACATTATGGGAGTGTATTT from Phaseolus vulgaris cultivar G19833 chromosome 1, P. vulgaris v2.0, whole genome shotgun sequence carries:
- the LOC137816072 gene encoding auxin-responsive protein SAUR50-like, coding for MYFSPSPFLSLTHTRSRSFKRRMKGKFLRGCLNKWKKVGSRVIHCGAYDYCCEWEVWPSMHDEGECDIPNDVPKGHLVVYVGEHHKRYVIKITLLNHPLFKTLLDQAQDEYDFIAYSKLYIPCTEHLFLTVLRSASSPNNQPLSLSV